Proteins from a genomic interval of Thamnophis elegans isolate rThaEle1 chromosome 2, rThaEle1.pri, whole genome shotgun sequence:
- the GPR151 gene encoding LOW QUALITY PROTEIN: G-protein coupled receptor 151 (The sequence of the model RefSeq protein was modified relative to this genomic sequence to represent the inferred CDS: inserted 6 bases in 4 codons), producing the protein MNSSLTEPLHYAGGYQPQDSKEWKVIITTFLGVICLAGFAGNVCVIGILMYNTKKGKPSMIHSLIFNLSLADLLLVLFVLPFRAAAYSQGVWYLGWFLCKASDWFQQACMTVKSLTIAVVAKTCFMYANNPAKQVNIKWHAICAVLMVIWLVALGIPLPLWFFNSLWEPEIGSSSCIVIIPAQAHEFMSAFVKLYPFLVFCAPXTFAFFYFWRAYGRCQRXGTKTQNLRNQIRSRCXTMMLLSVTITSAVMWFPDWISWFWLWHQKKDGPALPQGFMATTQVLMFAISSANPVIFVLMSEEFREGFKGLWKWFTLEKPLPPTEDLEEAAVDNLEGISSNAPSPEAMTPNQEEEPHSVPATSEDLEMPVLPDVEQFWHEREALPDAQDNDPVPWENEGRDTXGCDQPKCN; encoded by the exons ATGAACAGCTCTCTGACTGAACCTCTCCATTATGCGGGGGGCTACCAACCCCAGGACTCCAAGGAATGGAAGGTGATCATCACGACTTTCTTGGGGGTAATTTGCCTGGCAGGCTTTGCTGGGAATGTGTGCGTAATTGGAATCTTAATGTACAATACAAAGAAAGGGAAGCCTTCGATGATTCATTCTTTGATCTTCAACCTCAGCCTGGCAGATCTGCTCCTCGTCCTTTTCGTCCTGCCCTTCAGGGCAGCGGCTTATTCTCAAGGAGTCTGGTACTTGGGCTGGTTTCTTTGCAAAGCCTCTGACTGGTTCCAACAAGCTTGCATGACAGTGAAGAGTCTAACTATTGCTGTGGTGGCCAAGACATGCTTCATGTATGCAAATAACCCAGCGAAACAAGTGAATATTAAATGGCATGCCATCTGTGCAGTGCTGATGGTTATTTGGCTGGTCGCCTTGGGAATCCCACTACCTTTGTGGTTCTTCAACAGCCTTTGGGAGCCAGAGATAGGCTCATCTTCGTGCATTGTGATTATTCCAGCCCAAGCTCATGAGTTCATGTCAGCCTTTGTCAAATTGTATCCCTTTCTGGTATTTTGTGCCCc cacctttgctttcttttatttctggaGAGCGTATGGTAGATGCCAGA AGGGGACCAAGACTCAAAACCTAAGGAATCAGATTCGATCCAGGT TGACAATGATGCTTCTGAGCGTTACCATTACTTCTGCTGTGATGTGGTTTCCTGATTGGATATCTTGGTTCTGGCTCTGGCACCAGAAGAAGGATGGACCTGCTCTCCCACAAGGTTTCATGGCCACTACCCAGGTTTTGATGTTTGCCATCTCTTCAGCAAATCCTGTTATCTTTGTCCTCATGTCTGAAGAATTCAGAGAGGGTTTTAAAGGTCTATGGAAATGGTTTACACTGGAAAAGCCTCTACCTCCTACAGAAGATCTGGAGGAAGCAGCAGTTGATAACTTGGAGGGAATCTCAAGCAATGCTCCTTCGCCAGAGGCAATGACTCCTAATCAAGAGGAAGAGCCCCATTCTGTCCCTGCTACCTCAGAAGACTTGGAGATGCCCGTTTTGCCAGATGTTGAACAATTCTGGCACGAAAGGGAAGCTCTTCCTGATGCTCAAGACAATGATCCTGTTCCTTGGGAAAATGAAGGACGAGATAC AGGTTGTGATCAACCAAAGTGCAATTAG